In a single window of the Rhodoferax saidenbachensis genome:
- the ureG gene encoding urease accessory protein UreG, whose amino-acid sequence MSTLHHIPNRTKNLPPLRVGIGGPVGSGKTTLLEMLCKAMREQYDLVAITNDIYTKEDQRLLTVSGALSADRIMGVETGGCPHTAIREDCSINLEAIDRMLEDHPNADIVFVESGGDNLAATFSPELSDLTIYVIDVAAGEKIPRKGGPGITKSDLFVINKTDLAPYVGANLDVMHADTTRMRTTPKGLKPFVMTNLKTLTGLQEVISFIETRGMLKAA is encoded by the coding sequence ATGTCTACACTGCACCATATCCCCAACCGCACCAAGAACCTGCCCCCCCTGCGCGTGGGCATCGGCGGCCCCGTCGGCTCCGGCAAAACCACGCTCTTGGAAATGCTGTGCAAGGCGATGCGCGAGCAGTACGACCTGGTCGCGATCACCAACGACATCTACACCAAGGAAGACCAGCGCCTGCTGACCGTCAGCGGCGCGCTGTCGGCGGACCGCATCATGGGCGTGGAAACCGGCGGCTGCCCGCACACTGCCATCCGTGAAGACTGCTCCATCAACCTAGAAGCCATCGACCGCATGCTGGAAGACCACCCCAACGCAGACATCGTGTTTGTGGAAAGCGGCGGCGACAACCTGGCCGCGACCTTCAGCCCCGAGCTGAGCGACCTGACGATCTACGTGATCGACGTGGCGGCCGGCGAAAAGATCCCCCGCAAGGGCGGCCCCGGCATCACCAAGAGTGATCTGTTCGTCATCAACAAAACAGACCTGGCCCCTTACGTGGGCGCGAACCTGGATGTAATGCACGCCGACACCACGCGCATGCGCACTACGCCCAAGGGGCTGAAACCGTTTGTGATGACCAACCTGAAAACCCTGACCGGGTTGCAAGAGGTCATTTCCTTCATCGAAACCCGCGGCATGCTGAAGGCTGCCTGA
- a CDS encoding urease accessory protein UreF, translated as MLDSSLMQLMWLASPALPIGGFSYSECLEAAVDSARAATESEASAWLVDQLHLSLSRSDLPAVAQAIPAWRDGDNARIATLNAWVLQTRESSELRAQTEQMGKSLLEWLRNHTTAKPAQIAVLAGQAPTYPIAFALAASATQAPVRECLLAYAFGWAENMTQAAIKSVPLGQSAGQRILSALTAEIPAAIDHALSVTDDNRQAFTPMLAILSAQHEVQYSRLFRS; from the coding sequence ATGCTCGACAGCAGCCTGATGCAACTGATGTGGCTGGCCTCACCGGCCTTGCCCATTGGCGGATTTTCATACTCCGAATGCCTGGAAGCCGCCGTGGACAGTGCGCGGGCCGCTACAGAAAGTGAAGCATCCGCATGGCTGGTCGATCAATTGCATCTGAGCCTGTCGCGCTCGGACCTGCCCGCGGTCGCGCAGGCCATACCCGCCTGGCGCGACGGCGATAACGCACGCATCGCCACTTTGAACGCCTGGGTTCTGCAAACCCGCGAGAGCAGCGAACTGCGTGCGCAAACCGAACAAATGGGTAAGAGCCTGCTGGAGTGGCTGCGCAACCACACGACTGCCAAGCCTGCGCAGATAGCAGTGCTCGCCGGCCAAGCGCCCACCTACCCCATCGCCTTCGCGTTGGCTGCCAGCGCCACGCAAGCGCCTGTGCGCGAATGCCTGCTGGCCTATGCGTTTGGCTGGGCCGAGAACATGACACAGGCCGCGATCAAGTCCGTGCCGCTGGGCCAAAGCGCCGGGCAACGCATCCTGTCCGCACTGACCGCTGAAATCCCCGCCGCCATTGACCACGCATTGAGTGTGACCGACGACAACCGCCAGGCGTTCACCCCCATGCTGGCCATCCTGAGTGCCCAGCACGAAGTGCAATATTCAAGGCTTTTCAGATCGTAA
- the ureE gene encoding urease accessory protein UreE has product MLQVSKCIPQGQGLASVLLKRAATVELDWDVRQKSRFDASDSIGRQLGVFLPRGTAVRGGDVLLAEDGSLIKVIAAPQSVLKITHCTEHGTPYDLIRAAYHLGNRHVPIELKPDHLKIEPDHVLADMLRAMHLIVNAVDEAFEPENGAYATGGHGHGGHGHSHGDHDHSDHDHGHAHPPAKSKLASIPIATTPAAAPHVHGPGCGHNH; this is encoded by the coding sequence ATGCTCCAAGTCTCCAAATGCATTCCCCAGGGCCAAGGCCTGGCCTCCGTGCTGCTCAAGCGCGCTGCCACCGTCGAACTTGACTGGGACGTGCGCCAGAAAAGCCGATTTGACGCTTCTGACTCCATCGGTCGCCAGCTCGGTGTGTTTCTGCCACGCGGCACCGCAGTGCGCGGCGGCGATGTGCTGCTGGCCGAAGATGGCTCGCTGATCAAGGTGATTGCGGCGCCGCAATCCGTGCTGAAGATCACCCACTGCACAGAACACGGTACGCCCTACGACCTGATCCGCGCCGCCTACCATCTGGGCAACCGCCATGTGCCGATCGAGCTCAAGCCCGACCATCTGAAGATCGAGCCCGACCATGTGCTGGCCGACATGCTGCGTGCGATGCATTTGATCGTCAACGCGGTAGACGAGGCGTTCGAGCCCGAGAACGGCGCCTACGCCACGGGTGGCCATGGGCACGGTGGGCATGGTCACAGCCATGGCGACCACGATCACAGTGACCATGACCACGGGCACGCGCATCCCCCAGCCAAATCCAAACTCGCCTCCATACCCATTGCGACCACGCCTGCTGCCGCACCACACGTGCACGGCCCAGGTTGCGGCCACAACCACTAA
- a CDS encoding GNAT family N-acetyltransferase codes for MRFVRDDLQHPQVLALLEEHLRSSRSHSPPESVHALDVESLRGPGIAFWTAWDGEDLLGCGALKRLDAQHVELKSMRTAYAHQRKGVARAILTHLLAEAQANGFARMSLETGTPDAFAAARALYRDVGFEECDPFEGYVLDPYSVFMTRQLQ; via the coding sequence ATGCGGTTTGTACGGGACGATCTGCAACACCCCCAAGTGCTGGCCCTACTGGAAGAGCACTTGCGCAGCAGCCGTTCACACTCCCCGCCAGAAAGCGTGCACGCCCTCGATGTAGAAAGCCTGCGTGGCCCCGGCATTGCGTTCTGGACCGCATGGGACGGTGAAGACCTGCTGGGCTGCGGCGCCCTCAAGCGCCTGGATGCACAACACGTGGAGCTAAAATCCATGCGCACCGCCTACGCGCACCAGCGCAAGGGCGTTGCCCGGGCCATATTGACCCACTTGCTCGCTGAGGCACAGGCCAACGGCTTTGCGCGTATGAGCCTGGAAACCGGAACACCCGACGCCTTTGCCGCCGCACGCGCGTTGTACCGCGACGTGGGCTTTGAAGAGTGCGACCCCTTTGAGGGTTATGTGCTGGACCCTTACAGCGTGTTCATGACCAGGCAACTCCAGTAG